From Streptomyces qinzhouensis, one genomic window encodes:
- a CDS encoding alkaline phosphatase family protein: MVQPDTAAFWPDDPMPLAVNSAPVPEYGSGSLADLLPTLAAGLGVPGFTAAIPELVPADRVCVFLIDGLGWEQIRNHPEQAPYLFSLLHTSRGGTGRPITAGFPATTATSLASVGTGLAPGRHGLPGYTVRNPTTGTLMNQLRWKPYTDPHAWQPHPTVFGLAHTAGVHTAQVSSPLFETTPLTRIALSGGTFHGRLSGEERMDLAAEQLAAGDRSLVYTYYSDVDGMGHRYGVDSDAWRGQLAHVDRLVQRLAEQLPRRAALYVTADHGMIDVPFDEESRIDFDEDWELRAGVALLGGEGRARHVYAVPGAASDVLTVWREVLGDRFWVASREEAIAAGWFGPAVDERVLGRIGDVVAAACDDLAITASVREPLESAMAGMHGSMTPVEQLVPLIEVRS; encoded by the coding sequence ATGGTCCAGCCCGATACGGCGGCCTTCTGGCCCGATGATCCGATGCCGCTGGCGGTCAACAGCGCGCCGGTGCCCGAGTACGGCTCCGGCTCCCTCGCCGATCTGCTGCCGACGCTCGCCGCCGGTCTCGGTGTGCCCGGTTTCACCGCGGCCATACCCGAACTGGTCCCGGCCGACCGCGTCTGTGTCTTCCTGATCGACGGTCTCGGCTGGGAGCAGATCCGGAACCATCCGGAGCAGGCTCCTTATCTCTTCTCCCTGCTGCACACCTCCCGCGGTGGCACGGGCCGGCCGATCACCGCCGGCTTCCCGGCGACCACGGCCACCTCGCTGGCCTCCGTCGGCACCGGGCTCGCCCCCGGCCGGCACGGACTGCCGGGGTACACGGTCCGCAATCCCACCACCGGCACCCTGATGAACCAGCTGCGCTGGAAGCCGTACACCGATCCGCACGCCTGGCAGCCCCACCCCACGGTCTTCGGGCTCGCCCACACGGCCGGGGTCCATACGGCCCAGGTGTCGTCCCCGCTCTTCGAGACCACCCCGCTGACCCGGATCGCGCTCAGCGGCGGAACGTTTCACGGCAGGCTCAGCGGCGAGGAGCGGATGGACCTCGCGGCGGAGCAGCTCGCCGCGGGCGACCGCTCCCTCGTCTATACGTACTACAGCGATGTCGACGGCATGGGCCACCGTTACGGAGTCGACTCCGACGCCTGGCGCGGACAGCTCGCCCATGTGGACCGGCTGGTCCAGCGGCTCGCCGAGCAGTTGCCGCGCCGTGCCGCGCTCTATGTCACCGCCGACCACGGCATGATCGACGTTCCGTTCGACGAGGAGTCGCGGATCGACTTCGACGAGGACTGGGAGCTGCGCGCCGGGGTCGCCCTGCTGGGCGGCGAGGGCCGGGCCCGTCATGTCTACGCCGTTCCCGGTGCCGCGTCCGATGTTCTGACGGTCTGGCGCGAGGTGCTCGGCGACCGGTTCTGGGTGGCGAGCCGGGAGGAGGCGATCGCCGCGGGCTGGTTCGGTCCGGCCGTGGACGAGCGGGTGCTGGGCCGGATCGGCGATGTGGTGGCCGCGGCCTGCGACGACCTCGCCATCACCGCGTCCGTCCGGGAGCCCCTGGAGTCGGCGATGGCCGGAATGCACGGTTCGATGACGCCCGTCGAGCAACTCGTGCCGCTGATCGAAGTCCGGTCCTGA
- a CDS encoding thymidine kinase, translating to MSELVFFSGTMDCGKSTLALQIEHNRSARGLQGMIFTRNDRAGQGKLSSRLGLVTDAVEAPDAFDFYAYLVDRLSSGLRCDYVIADEAQFFTPAQIDQLARVVDDLELDVFAFGITTDFRSKLFPGSQRLVELADRVEVLQVEALCWCGARATHNARTVSGRMVVEGAQVVVGDVNGYDEDVIGYEVLCRRHHRRRMTAASARAAALSPDVLPVDQPVVPGR from the coding sequence ATGTCCGAGCTGGTGTTCTTCTCCGGAACCATGGACTGCGGCAAATCCACCCTCGCCCTCCAGATCGAGCACAACCGGTCCGCCCGCGGCCTCCAGGGCATGATCTTCACCCGGAACGACCGCGCCGGTCAGGGCAAGCTGTCCTCCCGGCTGGGGCTGGTCACGGATGCCGTCGAGGCCCCGGACGCCTTCGACTTCTACGCGTATCTCGTCGACCGGCTCTCCTCCGGACTGCGCTGTGACTACGTCATCGCCGACGAGGCGCAGTTCTTCACGCCCGCGCAGATCGACCAGTTGGCCCGGGTCGTGGACGATCTGGAGCTGGACGTCTTCGCGTTCGGTATCACCACCGACTTCCGCTCCAAGCTCTTCCCCGGCTCCCAGCGGCTGGTGGAGCTGGCGGACCGGGTCGAGGTGCTCCAGGTCGAGGCGTTGTGCTGGTGCGGCGCCCGGGCCACGCACAACGCCCGGACGGTGAGCGGCCGGATGGTCGTCGAGGGCGCACAGGTCGTGGTCGGGGACGTCAACGGCTACGACGAGGACGTGATCGGGTACGAGGTGCTGTGCCGCCGCCATCACCGGCGCCGGATGACGGCCGCGAGCGCCCGGGCCGCCGCGCTCTCGCCGGACGTGCTTCCGGTGGACCAGCCGGTGGTTCCGGGGCGCTGA
- a CDS encoding BlaI/MecI/CopY family transcriptional regulator, producing MGALGELEAEIMGLVWQNGEPLSVRSLTDTLNTRRPLAYTTVMTVTERLRAKGWLTREKDGRSYHYRAARSAEDYTAELMEQALGTSADRTGALLRFVDRLDAAEAAALRDALKRAGRA from the coding sequence ATGGGCGCGCTGGGCGAGCTGGAGGCCGAGATCATGGGCCTGGTATGGCAGAACGGCGAGCCGCTCAGCGTGCGGTCCCTGACGGACACGCTCAACACCCGGCGCCCGCTGGCCTATACGACGGTCATGACCGTCACCGAGCGGCTGCGGGCCAAGGGATGGCTCACCCGGGAGAAGGACGGCCGCTCCTACCATTACCGAGCGGCGCGGTCGGCGGAGGACTACACGGCGGAGCTGATGGAACAGGCCCTGGGCACTTCGGCGGACCGGACGGGCGCGCTGCTGCGGTTCGTGGACCGGCTGGACGCGGCGGAGGCCGCGGCTCTGCGGGACGCGCTGAAGCGCGCGGGGCGGGCGTAG
- a CDS encoding GNAT family N-acetyltransferase, protein MDADQRAAAHPSPSHDGAPGSRPPIPAMRGGDPRPTPPPPPPPARPAATATVRALTSDDLPSVTADHLRYFPDGFFARLGPGFLTAYLRTYLDSPHALAYAAPAPAGPGERPAGYLLGVLDPAAHRAHLLHFHRRGLAARGALALAVRPQAAAHFLRTRTARYARALLPAGPPAPAPAPDRAPESPPPPAGRTAVLAYVAVTDDARSLGLGGALIDRFTADATAAGCDRAELVTLAGTGGAGPYYERRGWTPRGTSAAPDGRPLTTYQLLLAGPAATGGPLPDDDPGHRGAISER, encoded by the coding sequence GTGGATGCCGACCAGCGCGCAGCCGCGCACCCCAGCCCTTCCCACGACGGCGCCCCGGGGAGCCGTCCGCCGATTCCCGCCATGCGCGGCGGTGATCCCCGGCCGACCCCTCCCCCGCCACCACCTCCGGCCCGCCCGGCCGCCACGGCCACCGTCCGGGCGCTGACCTCCGACGATCTGCCGTCCGTCACCGCGGATCATCTGCGGTACTTCCCGGACGGCTTCTTCGCCCGGCTCGGCCCCGGATTCCTGACCGCCTATCTCCGCACCTATCTGGACAGCCCGCACGCCCTCGCCTACGCGGCCCCAGCACCGGCCGGCCCCGGGGAGCGGCCCGCCGGCTATCTCCTCGGCGTGCTCGACCCGGCCGCCCACCGGGCGCACCTGCTCCACTTCCACCGCCGCGGGCTCGCGGCCCGCGGCGCCCTCGCCCTCGCCGTACGGCCACAGGCGGCGGCCCACTTCCTGCGGACCCGTACGGCCCGTTACGCCCGCGCCCTGCTGCCCGCCGGGCCGCCCGCACCCGCCCCGGCTCCGGACCGGGCCCCCGAGTCCCCGCCTCCGCCCGCCGGCCGCACCGCGGTCCTCGCCTATGTGGCCGTGACCGACGACGCCCGCTCGCTCGGCCTCGGCGGCGCGCTCATCGACCGTTTCACCGCCGACGCGACCGCCGCCGGATGCGACCGCGCCGAGCTGGTCACCCTCGCCGGAACGGGCGGCGCCGGGCCCTACTACGAGCGGCGCGGCTGGACCCCGCGCGGCACCTCGGCCGCCCCCGACGGCCGCCCGCTCACCACGTACCAACTCCTCCTGGCCGGCCCCGCGGCGACCGGCGGCCCGCTCCCCGATGACGACCCCGGCCATCGGGGGGCGATATCGGAAAGGTAG
- a CDS encoding cupin domain-containing protein: MDHSFAVHIPDAELEPDPLDPAQIVSGAPEVSGRLLGESPDGRQLRGIWQITPGVVTDVEEEEMFVVVSGRATVEIEGGPILEIGPGDLGMLRRGDRTTWTVHETLRKAYAITLPKDGDDGHGEAGAGTG; this comes from the coding sequence ATGGACCACAGCTTCGCCGTGCACATTCCGGACGCCGAACTCGAACCCGATCCGCTCGACCCGGCGCAGATCGTCTCCGGGGCGCCCGAGGTCAGCGGCAGGCTGCTGGGGGAGTCGCCGGACGGCAGACAGCTGCGCGGGATCTGGCAGATCACGCCGGGTGTGGTGACGGACGTCGAGGAGGAGGAGATGTTCGTCGTCGTCAGCGGACGGGCCACGGTGGAGATCGAGGGGGGTCCGATCCTGGAGATCGGGCCGGGGGACCTCGGGATGCTGCGGCGCGGGGACCGGACGACATGGACCGTGCACGAGACGCTCCGCAAGGCCTACGCGATCACCCTCCCGAAGGACGGCGATGACGGGCACGGCGAGGCGGGGGCGGGCACCGGCTGA
- a CDS encoding M15 family metallopeptidase has protein sequence MPHAPGAVATRRPLRTPRAARALRTAALLVATAPVAAACSTPADDGPDPARPGAPATASAPSSPTPPPPPPPAVDATVTPLSDRQWNRMVAVGMWRKGCPVGRKELRRVEMNHWDFNGELRRGELIVNADTAPSIVRVFGELFEQRFPIRRMESVEAYEGDLDASLKADNTSAFNCRRPDQINAPFMESPHANGRAVDINPRENPWQDLRKKAWSPGPEFSARTPGKGKILEGGPVWRAFTAEGWIWQNISVADYMHFDTGYPSVPFRPKAGKTTPGPGGG, from the coding sequence ATGCCCCATGCTCCAGGCGCCGTTGCGACCCGCCGTCCCCTCCGGACCCCTCGCGCCGCCCGCGCCCTCCGGACCGCGGCCCTTCTCGTCGCCACCGCCCCGGTGGCCGCGGCCTGTTCGACGCCGGCGGACGACGGCCCCGACCCGGCCCGGCCCGGCGCCCCGGCGACCGCATCCGCACCGTCCTCCCCCACACCGCCGCCCCCGCCCCCGCCGGCCGTCGATGCCACCGTCACCCCGCTCTCCGACCGCCAGTGGAACCGCATGGTCGCCGTGGGCATGTGGCGCAAGGGCTGTCCGGTGGGGCGGAAGGAGCTGCGACGGGTGGAGATGAACCACTGGGACTTCAACGGGGAACTGCGCCGGGGCGAACTGATCGTCAACGCGGACACGGCCCCGAGCATCGTCCGCGTCTTCGGCGAGCTGTTCGAGCAGCGCTTCCCGATCCGCCGGATGGAATCGGTCGAGGCGTACGAGGGCGATCTCGACGCCAGTCTGAAGGCGGACAACACCTCCGCGTTCAACTGCCGGCGCCCGGACCAGATCAACGCCCCGTTCATGGAGTCACCGCACGCCAACGGCCGGGCCGTCGATATCAACCCCCGGGAGAACCCCTGGCAGGACCTGCGCAAGAAGGCCTGGTCCCCGGGGCCGGAGTTCAGCGCCCGCACCCCGGGCAAGGGCAAGATCCTCGAAGGCGGCCCGGTATGGCGGGCGTTCACGGCCGAGGGGTGGATCTGGCAGAACATCAGCGTCGCCGACTACATGCACTTCGACACCGGCTATCCCTCCGTCCCCTTCCGCCCCAAGGCCGGAAAGACGACCCCGGGGCCGGGCGGCGGGTAA
- a CDS encoding VOC family protein, translating to MTEATRHAPGTPCWVSLMVHDPDATTAFYGGLFGWEFHPGPQQLGPYVRALLDGKEVAGIGRLPADQRLSVAWTPYLATPDVNRTAEELRSCGGTVGVGPLDAEDAGRLAIVTDTAGAVFGLWQAGGHFGTAAHGTHGTPVWNELVTAETSTVVKFYRTVFGYEEERDPDPAVDRTTLVSDGHPVAAVRGLGRALSRDRGSHWVTWFEVDDVDAAVERVTELGGRVLEPPADGKRGRAATVADPEGAVFTVVRSAG from the coding sequence ATGACCGAGGCGACTCGGCATGCCCCCGGCACACCTTGCTGGGTGAGCCTGATGGTGCACGACCCCGACGCGACGACGGCTTTCTACGGCGGGCTTTTCGGCTGGGAGTTCCACCCCGGCCCACAACAGCTCGGCCCCTATGTCCGCGCACTGCTCGACGGCAAGGAGGTGGCGGGCATCGGGCGGCTGCCCGCCGATCAGCGGCTGTCCGTCGCCTGGACGCCCTATCTGGCCACCCCGGACGTGAACCGGACGGCGGAGGAGCTCCGCAGCTGCGGCGGCACCGTCGGGGTGGGCCCCCTGGACGCCGAGGACGCGGGACGGCTGGCGATCGTCACGGACACCGCCGGGGCGGTGTTCGGACTGTGGCAGGCCGGCGGCCACTTCGGCACCGCGGCGCACGGCACGCACGGCACCCCGGTGTGGAACGAGTTGGTGACGGCCGAGACCTCGACGGTCGTCAAGTTCTACCGGACGGTCTTCGGCTACGAGGAGGAGCGTGATCCGGATCCGGCCGTCGACCGGACGACCCTGGTCTCGGACGGCCACCCGGTGGCCGCGGTGCGCGGCCTGGGCAGGGCGCTGTCGCGGGACCGCGGCTCGCACTGGGTGACCTGGTTCGAGGTCGACGATGTCGACGCGGCCGTCGAACGGGTGACGGAGCTGGGCGGCCGGGTGCTGGAACCACCGGCCGACGGGAAGCGGGGGCGCGCCGCGACGGTGGCCGACCCGGAGGGCGCGGTGTTCACCGTCGTCCGCTCGGCCGGGTGA
- a CDS encoding VanW family protein, translating into MPGRTRSAHSGGSPLRRRIHPAAAVGGAAVLGAGALYVAGLVFTGDEVPSGTTVRGVDIGGLSESEARTKLEKELAAAAAAPLAVTVGDKKDTVDPTAAGLSFDTAETAARATRSDKDPFTVIGNLFSSDGGPVEPVVGMDEDKARTALTALAKKHDRTVRDGSITFSQGEAKEVRPVTGQTLNVDDSVKALRTSFAEASSAAPANLPVKKTEPKTGAEEIDRAMREIARPAVSTPVTLTTGGKEFTVTTGAIGRHLTLSPDSDGKLVPKLDGAKLLKDRVIAPGIAAATNEPKDAVLRLNGEKVEVVSDGTPGREITAKGLTDAVMPLLTKEGAAARKGPVATVTAQPELTRASAAQLGLTEKVSSFTATFEKAAYRTTNIGRAAELINGSTVMPGETWSFNDTVGERTKENGFTDGIIILNDKYTKAAGGGVSTVATAVFNAMFFAGVKPVEYGAHSFYIERYPEGREATVAWGSLDLRFKNDTGKAIQILTSADDTKVTVTFVGTKKYDEIKAEKGPRTNVKEPGARPGAEKDCQPQTPLEGFDVTVQRIFMDNGQEVKREPFKTRYTPRDEVTCD; encoded by the coding sequence ATGCCCGGCCGGACGCGTTCCGCTCACTCCGGGGGGTCCCCTTTGCGCCGCCGAATACATCCCGCTGCCGCCGTGGGCGGGGCCGCCGTGCTGGGAGCCGGCGCCCTGTACGTCGCGGGACTGGTTTTCACCGGGGACGAGGTCCCCTCGGGAACCACTGTGCGGGGCGTGGACATCGGCGGGCTCAGCGAGTCGGAGGCCCGGACCAAGCTGGAGAAGGAGCTGGCGGCGGCCGCCGCCGCTCCCCTCGCCGTCACCGTCGGCGACAAGAAGGACACGGTCGACCCCACCGCTGCCGGGCTCTCCTTCGACACGGCCGAGACCGCCGCCCGGGCGACCCGCTCCGACAAGGACCCCTTCACGGTCATCGGCAATCTCTTCTCGTCCGACGGCGGCCCCGTGGAGCCGGTGGTCGGCATGGACGAGGACAAGGCCCGTACCGCGCTGACCGCCCTGGCGAAGAAGCACGACCGCACGGTGCGCGACGGCTCCATCACCTTCTCCCAGGGTGAGGCCAAGGAAGTGCGCCCGGTCACCGGTCAGACACTGAACGTGGACGACTCCGTCAAGGCCCTGCGCACCTCCTTCGCCGAGGCCTCGTCCGCCGCCCCGGCGAACCTCCCGGTGAAGAAGACCGAGCCGAAGACCGGCGCCGAGGAGATCGACCGCGCGATGCGCGAGATCGCCCGGCCCGCGGTGTCCACCCCGGTGACGCTGACCACCGGCGGCAAGGAGTTCACGGTCACCACCGGCGCGATCGGCCGCCATCTGACCCTCAGCCCCGACAGCGACGGCAAGCTGGTCCCCAAGCTGGACGGCGCGAAGCTCCTGAAGGACCGCGTGATCGCCCCCGGCATCGCGGCCGCCACCAACGAGCCCAAGGACGCCGTACTGCGGCTGAACGGCGAGAAGGTGGAGGTGGTGTCGGACGGCACCCCCGGCCGGGAGATCACCGCGAAGGGCCTGACGGACGCCGTCATGCCGCTGCTGACCAAGGAAGGCGCCGCGGCCCGCAAGGGCCCCGTCGCCACGGTCACCGCACAGCCCGAGCTGACCCGGGCCAGCGCCGCCCAACTGGGCCTGACGGAGAAGGTGTCGTCCTTCACCGCCACCTTCGAGAAGGCCGCGTACCGCACCACCAACATCGGCCGGGCCGCCGAACTGATCAACGGCTCCACGGTGATGCCGGGCGAGACCTGGAGCTTCAACGACACGGTCGGCGAGCGGACCAAGGAGAACGGGTTCACCGACGGCATCATCATCCTCAACGACAAGTACACGAAGGCGGCCGGCGGCGGGGTGTCGACCGTGGCCACCGCCGTCTTCAACGCGATGTTCTTCGCCGGGGTCAAGCCCGTCGAGTACGGCGCCCACTCCTTCTACATCGAGCGCTACCCCGAGGGCCGCGAGGCGACCGTCGCCTGGGGCAGCCTCGACCTCCGGTTCAAGAACGACACCGGAAAGGCCATCCAGATCCTGACCAGCGCCGACGACACGAAGGTGACGGTCACCTTCGTCGGTACGAAGAAGTACGACGAGATCAAGGCCGAGAAGGGCCCCCGGACCAATGTGAAGGAGCCGGGCGCCCGCCCGGGCGCGGAGAAGGACTGCCAGCCGCAGACCCCGCTCGAGGGCTTCGACGTCACGGTCCAGCGAATCTTCATGGACAACGGCCAGGAAGTGAAGCGCGAGCCGTTCAAGACCCGCTACACGCCCCGCGACGAGGTCACCTGCGACTGA
- a CDS encoding DUF5998 family protein, translating to MAKTGTTTQGLRAAIERSGYYPALVAEAVEAAVGGERIVSYLVHQETTFDANEVRRHVTVLVLTGNRFIVSHTDEQAADSSSPTPYATTSTESVKLDRISSVVVSRVVANPESYTPGTLPREVVLTIGWGAVSRLDLEPAACGDPNCDADHGYTGNSTADDLSLRVSEAGDGPDTVRQTLAFAQSLSEATAATPTAASR from the coding sequence ATGGCGAAGACCGGTACGACGACCCAGGGGCTGCGCGCGGCGATCGAGCGCAGCGGCTACTACCCGGCTCTCGTGGCAGAGGCGGTGGAGGCGGCCGTCGGCGGCGAGCGGATCGTCTCGTACCTGGTCCACCAGGAGACGACGTTCGACGCCAACGAGGTCCGCCGTCATGTGACCGTCCTGGTCCTCACGGGCAATCGTTTCATCGTCAGCCATACCGACGAGCAGGCCGCCGACTCCAGCTCCCCGACGCCGTACGCCACCACGTCCACCGAATCGGTCAAACTGGACCGGATCTCCTCCGTCGTGGTCAGCCGGGTCGTCGCCAATCCCGAGTCGTACACCCCGGGCACCCTGCCCCGCGAGGTCGTCCTCACCATCGGCTGGGGCGCCGTTTCCCGGCTCGATCTGGAGCCCGCCGCCTGCGGCGATCCGAACTGCGACGCCGACCACGGCTATACCGGCAACTCCACCGCCGACGACCTCAGCCTGAGGGTCAGCGAGGCGGGCGACGGCCCGGACACGGTCCGCCAGACGCTGGCCTTCGCCCAGTCGCTCTCCGAGGCCACCGCCGCCACCCCGACGGCGGCCTCCCGCTGA
- a CDS encoding sulfurtransferase: MTETPNPARTPSPIISAAGLAEALAGPRPPVVLDVRYRLGGPHGRPDYDAGHIPGAVFVDLEAELAGTPGERGRHPLPDAADFGAAMRRAGVSAGTPVVAYDGDLGWGAARAWWLLCWAGHPDVRVLDGGLAAWRGPLEKETPAPAEGDFEPRPGGLPLLTADTAAELARTGLLLDARAGERYRGEVEPIDPVAGHIPGAVSAPTGENIDGDGRFLAPAALTARFAAFGAVEPGARVGVYCGSGVSGAQQALALELAGFVPALYAGSWSEWSRDPARPVATGAERG; the protein is encoded by the coding sequence ATGACTGAGACACCGAACCCCGCACGGACGCCGAGTCCGATCATCTCGGCCGCCGGACTCGCCGAGGCGCTCGCCGGGCCCCGGCCGCCCGTGGTGCTGGACGTCCGCTACCGGCTGGGCGGACCGCACGGCCGGCCCGACTACGACGCCGGGCACATTCCCGGCGCCGTCTTCGTCGACCTCGAAGCGGAGCTGGCGGGGACGCCCGGGGAGCGCGGGCGCCATCCGCTGCCCGACGCCGCGGACTTCGGCGCGGCCATGCGGCGGGCCGGGGTGTCGGCCGGCACTCCGGTGGTCGCCTACGACGGTGACCTGGGGTGGGGCGCGGCCAGGGCCTGGTGGCTGCTGTGCTGGGCCGGGCACCCGGACGTACGGGTGCTGGACGGTGGACTCGCCGCCTGGCGCGGGCCGCTGGAGAAGGAGACTCCCGCACCGGCGGAAGGCGATTTCGAGCCCCGCCCGGGCGGGCTGCCGCTGCTGACCGCCGACACCGCCGCCGAACTGGCCCGTACCGGGCTGCTGCTGGACGCCCGGGCGGGCGAGCGGTACCGGGGCGAGGTCGAGCCGATCGACCCGGTCGCCGGGCATATCCCCGGCGCGGTCTCGGCACCGACCGGCGAGAACATCGACGGGGACGGGCGTTTCCTGGCGCCCGCCGCGCTCACGGCCCGGTTCGCCGCGTTCGGCGCTGTGGAGCCGGGTGCGCGGGTCGGTGTCTACTGCGGTTCCGGGGTGTCCGGGGCGCAGCAGGCGCTGGCGCTCGAACTGGCGGGATTCGTACCGGCGCTGTACGCGGGCTCCTGGTCGGAGTGGTCCCGCGATCCGGCCCGGCCGGTGGCGACGGGTGCCGAGCGGGGCTGA
- a CDS encoding zinc-binding dehydrogenase, with product MRAAVLHAFGSADNLRYETVPDPEPGPGQVRIAVRAAGVHLVETMLRRGPEFNPMPETPELPAILGGEVSGIVESVGPGVDPVWVGRAVVTPAGTSGGYAELAVADLATVHPVPAGLSHETAVAMVVTGTTALEFLDVARLTPADVVLVTSAAGGVGQLVVQYAVGLGARVVGVAGGPEKTATVRALGADTAVDYRSDGWPEQVAAAIGGRSVTALLDGVGGEVARAALGLVAPGGRYVTIGDASGAGWLPDEETLAGQGITWTDALDYLLTHRELSRGFEEKALAAAAAGRLVPDVRSFPLAEAARAHAALESRATAGKVVLVP from the coding sequence ATGCGCGCCGCCGTGCTCCACGCCTTCGGTTCCGCCGACAACCTTCGCTACGAGACCGTCCCCGACCCCGAACCGGGACCGGGTCAGGTCCGGATCGCCGTCCGGGCCGCCGGGGTGCATCTGGTCGAGACCATGCTCCGGCGCGGTCCGGAGTTCAACCCGATGCCCGAGACCCCGGAGCTCCCGGCGATCCTCGGGGGCGAGGTGTCGGGGATCGTCGAGTCCGTCGGGCCGGGGGTCGACCCGGTCTGGGTGGGGCGGGCCGTGGTGACACCGGCCGGGACGTCCGGCGGATACGCGGAGCTGGCCGTCGCCGATCTCGCCACCGTCCATCCCGTGCCGGCGGGGCTGAGCCATGAGACGGCCGTGGCGATGGTGGTCACCGGCACCACGGCGCTGGAGTTCCTGGATGTGGCCCGGCTGACACCGGCGGACGTGGTGCTGGTGACGTCCGCCGCCGGGGGCGTCGGACAGCTGGTGGTCCAGTACGCGGTGGGGCTCGGGGCCCGGGTCGTCGGTGTGGCCGGCGGTCCGGAGAAGACCGCGACGGTACGGGCGCTGGGCGCCGACACCGCTGTCGACTACCGGTCCGACGGCTGGCCGGAGCAGGTCGCCGCGGCGATCGGCGGCCGGTCGGTGACCGCCCTGCTGGACGGGGTCGGCGGCGAAGTGGCACGGGCCGCGCTCGGGCTCGTCGCCCCCGGCGGCCGCTATGTGACCATCGGCGACGCGTCCGGGGCGGGCTGGCTGCCCGATGAGGAGACCCTCGCCGGGCAGGGCATCACCTGGACCGACGCCCTCGACTATCTGCTGACCCACCGCGAGCTGAGCCGTGGATTCGAGGAGAAGGCACTGGCCGCGGCGGCGGCGGGGCGGCTGGTACCGGACGTGCGGAGCTTTCCCCTGGCCGAGGCCGCGCGGGCGCACGCGGCGCTGGAGAGCCGGGCGACCGCGGGCAAGGTCGTCCTGGTGCCGTAA